A genomic window from Gossypium hirsutum isolate 1008001.06 chromosome D12, Gossypium_hirsutum_v2.1, whole genome shotgun sequence includes:
- the LOC121224267 gene encoding uncharacterized protein isoform X1, translating to MIQAHVALHGPVISWDNFQMSCKGHQLRPYLESLIFISLILYQNVTHSTDIWKRVQHLCFLLVSFGRSRFFVNKVVDLSICEVSICFVVSSLFCSLFASVAAQLKDFRVCKCFRYHVASKSMQMLLEKR from the exons ATGATACAG GCACATGTAGCCTTACATGGTCCGGTTATTAGTTGGGATAATTTTCAGATGAGTTGTAAAGGTCATCAGCTGCGACCTTACCTTGAATCTTTAATTTTCATCTCCTTGATACTTTATCAGAATGTAACCCAT TCCACCGACATTTGGAAGCGTGTACAACATCTTTGTTTCCTGTTAGTAAGTTTTGGACGCTCAAGGTTCTTTGTGAATAAAGTAGTTGATCTTTCAATTTGTGAGGTCTCCATTTGTTTCGTTGTTTCCTCTCTGTTTTGTTCTTTGTTTGCAAGTGTTGCAGCACAGCTAAAGGACTTCAGAGTCTGCAAGTGCTTTCGTTATCATGTAGCGTCCAA GAGCATGCAGATGTTACTGGAGAAAAGATAA
- the LOC121224267 gene encoding uncharacterized protein isoform X2, producing the protein MIQAHVALHGPVISWDNFQMSCKGHQLRPYLESLIFISLILYQNVTHSTDIWKRVQHLCFLLCCSTAKGLQSLQVLSLSCSVQEHADVTGEKIIEPPTIC; encoded by the exons ATGATACAG GCACATGTAGCCTTACATGGTCCGGTTATTAGTTGGGATAATTTTCAGATGAGTTGTAAAGGTCATCAGCTGCGACCTTACCTTGAATCTTTAATTTTCATCTCCTTGATACTTTATCAGAATGTAACCCAT TCCACCGACATTTGGAAGCGTGTACAACATCTTTGTTTCCTGTTA TGTTGCAGCACAGCTAAAGGACTTCAGAGTCTGCAAGTGCTTTCGTTATCATGTAGCGTCCAA GAGCATGCAGATGTTACTGGAGAAAAGATAATAGAACCACCGACTATTTGCTGA
- the LOC121224268 gene encoding adenylate kinase 4 isoform X1: MASSSVNLEEIPSESLMNELLRRMKCAPKPEKRLILIGPPGSGKGTQSAIIKDEHCLCHLAAGDMLRAAVSAKTPLGIKAKEAMDKGELVSDDLVVGIIDEAMKKPSCKKGFILDGFPRTVAQAQKLDEMLERQGVKIDKVLDFAIDDAVLEERISGRWIHPASGRSYHTKFAPPRVPGVDDVTGEPLIQRKDDSAAVLKSRLESFHRQTQPVINYYSKKGIVATLHAEKPLTDVTDEVRKVLS; this comes from the exons ATGGCGAGCAGTTCGGTGAACTTGGAAGAAATACCCTCCGAATCTCTGATGAATGAGCTTCTCCGCCGTATGAAGTGCGCCCCCAAACCCGAGAAGCGCCTCATCCTCATTG GTCCACCTGGATCTGGAAAAGGCACTCAATCAGCAATAATTAAAGATGAGCACTGCTTGTGTCACTTGGCCGCTGGTGATATGCTTAGAGCTGCTGTTTCCGCTAAAACCCCACTTGGTATCAAGGCCAAGGAAGCTATGGATAAG GGAGAACTTGTTTCTGATGACCTGGTTGTTGGCATTATCGATGAAGCGATGAAGAAACCTTCATGTAAAAAGGGTTTCATTCTTGATGGGTTTCCCAGGACTGTAGCACAAGCACAAAAG CTTGATGAGATGCTTGAAAGGCAGGGAGTTAAAATCGATAAGGTGCTCGATTTCGCAATTGACGATGCGGTCTTGGAGGAGAGGATTTCTGGTCGCTGGATCCACCCTGCTAGTGGTAGATCCTACCATACAAAATTTGCACCTCCTAGAGTTCCAGGTGTAGATGAT GTGACTGGGGAACCTTTGATCCAACGTAAAGACGACTCTGCAGCTGTTCTCAAGTCAAGGCTTGAGTCATTTCACAGACAAACTCAACCA GTGATCAATTATTATTCCAAGAAGGGAATAGTTGCAACGCTTCATGCCGAAAAGCCTCTTACAGATGTTACGGATGAGGTCCGGAAAGTACTCTCATGA
- the LOC121224268 gene encoding adenylate kinase 4 isoform X2 — protein sequence MASSSVNLEEIPSESLMNELLRRMKCAPKPEKRLILIGPPGSGKGTQSAIIKDEHCLCHLAAGDMLRAAVSAKTPLGIKAKEAMDKGELVSDDLVVGIIDEAMKKPSCKKGFILDGFPRTVAQAQKLDEMLERQGVKIDKVLDFAIDDAVLEERISGRWIHPASGRSYHTKFAPPRVPGVDDVINYYSKKGIVATLHAEKPLTDVTDEVRKVLS from the exons ATGGCGAGCAGTTCGGTGAACTTGGAAGAAATACCCTCCGAATCTCTGATGAATGAGCTTCTCCGCCGTATGAAGTGCGCCCCCAAACCCGAGAAGCGCCTCATCCTCATTG GTCCACCTGGATCTGGAAAAGGCACTCAATCAGCAATAATTAAAGATGAGCACTGCTTGTGTCACTTGGCCGCTGGTGATATGCTTAGAGCTGCTGTTTCCGCTAAAACCCCACTTGGTATCAAGGCCAAGGAAGCTATGGATAAG GGAGAACTTGTTTCTGATGACCTGGTTGTTGGCATTATCGATGAAGCGATGAAGAAACCTTCATGTAAAAAGGGTTTCATTCTTGATGGGTTTCCCAGGACTGTAGCACAAGCACAAAAG CTTGATGAGATGCTTGAAAGGCAGGGAGTTAAAATCGATAAGGTGCTCGATTTCGCAATTGACGATGCGGTCTTGGAGGAGAGGATTTCTGGTCGCTGGATCCACCCTGCTAGTGGTAGATCCTACCATACAAAATTTGCACCTCCTAGAGTTCCAGGTGTAGATGAT GTGATCAATTATTATTCCAAGAAGGGAATAGTTGCAACGCTTCATGCCGAAAAGCCTCTTACAGATGTTACGGATGAGGTCCGGAAAGTACTCTCATGA